One Helianthus annuus cultivar XRQ/B chromosome 7, HanXRQr2.0-SUNRISE, whole genome shotgun sequence genomic region harbors:
- the LOC110866622 gene encoding protein FAR1-RELATED SEQUENCE 5-like, which translates to MASVDSHQSGYQDIQNMADLQHLFNKEAVETKQINCSDVEIEDHNDVNIDLGLGKDEDNNVVGTVFASPDDAYEFYNRYAFLHGFGIRIYTAFKNKTTNDPYRKKYVCNKQGFKDLKSNSSSGDVKKRRRDLRTGCEAFLRISKSKDGTWFVDMFNDVHNHELTVTPTKVMKHRSHAKFHRSMACKSLATELSQSGLKPCQIKKVINTMKSPEENDVTSKQCTDILAEQRKQYKGKEFYGLIKHFQDKLLEDRNLYFVVDLSNDGSPRNIFWADGRSRDSYVKFGDVVVFDVTYMTNKFKMPFAPFVGVNHHGQSILFGGALLENEKQETFEWLFQNFLKCMFNKYPHAIITDQDKAIGNAIKSVFPNTRHRYCSWHIKKHEIEHLRPLTNRCSEFQMLYNQWVKSDTVEEFETRWKLLCEKYNFESGSWITEMYSQRKYWAKAFLKDCFFAGMTTSGRSESIHSFFDGYVNSKTMLNEFVIQYDKAVEARRAAEEDEDFKTMNSKPTLSSVNPIEAKASSRYTRKLFDVFMKEWTEATFNLSHEKASKNLDEIVYKVGQLDIAKIYWRTVKFRLSPKIDVTCSCAKFETYGILCKHILYILKKKHVETLPDHYILPRWTLDARHKLDNCNIGLEDIHGKNEVSALTLWCVQSNFRKAIEHARDSLFEIKKLNTLLVKFLDEQSIPTKSKQLEIASQDSNMGSSQVNMMPQISIRDPLAPVNTKGRPKNATRIKSSLEAPKKRTCSYCKGKGHYISGCLKKKEDALKAKEG; encoded by the exons ATGGCTTCAGTTGATTCTCATCAATCCGGTTACCAG GATATACAAAACATGGCAGATTTACAACATCTATTTAATAAGGAAGCTGTTGAAACAAAACAAATCAATTGTTCAGATGTTGAAATAGAGGATCATAATGATGTAAACATCGATCTTGGGCTTGGGAAAGATGAAGATAATAATGTAGTGGGAACGGTTTTCGCTAGCCCTGATGATGCATATGAGTTCTACAACCGTTACGCCTTTTTACATGGATTTGGAATACGCATTTATACAGCTTTTAAAAATAAGACAACAAATGATCCTTATCGAAAGAAATATGTATGCAATAAACAAGGTTTTAAAGATTTAAAGTCTAATAGTTCTAGTGGGGATGTTAAGAAACGTCGCAGGGATTTAAGGACCGGATGTGAGGCATTTCTTCGAATTTCTAAAAGTAAAGATGGGACATGGTTTGTGGATATGTTTAATGATGTACACAATCATGAGCTAACTGTTACTCCGACCAAAGTAATGAAACACCGTTCTCATGCGAAGTTTCACCGCTCAATGGCCTGCAAATCTCTAGCGACGGAACTCAGTCAATCCGGGTTGAAACCTTGCCAAATCAAGAAGGTCATAAATACGATGAAAAGTCCAGAAGAAAATGATGTAACATCCAAACAATGTACTGACATCTTAGCTGAGCAACGAAAACAGTACAAAGGTAAGGAGTTTTATGGGCTCATTAAACATTTCCAAGATAAATTATTAGAAGATCGTAACCTTTATTTTGTTGTGGATTTGTCTAATGATGGGTCTCCAAGAAATATTTTCTGGGCTGACGGGAGATCAAGAGACTCGTATGTAAAATTTGGGGATGTTGTTGTGTTCGATGTCACGTACATGACCAACAAGTTTAAGATGCCATTTGCTCCATTTGTCGGGGTTAATCACCATGGCCAATCCATACTTTTTGGTGGTGCATTACTGGAGAATGAGAAACAAGAAACTTTTGAATGGTTATTTCAAAATTTCTTGAAGTGCATGTTCAACAAGTATCCGCACGCAATAATTACCGATCAAGATAAGGCTATTGGCAATGCAATCAAAAGCGTTTTTCCAAATACTCGACATCGTTACTGTTCATGGCATATTAAGAAACATGAGATCGAGCATCTTCGACCACTTACAAATCGTTGTAGTGAATTTCAAATGTTATATAATCAATGGGTAAAAAGTGATACAGTCGAAGAATTTGAAACTCGTTGGAAATTATTATGTGAAAAATATAATTTTGAAAGTGGCAGTTGGATAACAGAGATGTATAGCCAACGTAAATATTGGGCTAAAGCCTTCTTAAAAGACTGTTTCTTTGCTGGCATGACAACAAGCGGGAGAAGCGAGAGCATTCATTCCTTTTTTGATGGGTATGTAAATTCAAAGACAATGCTGAATGAATTTGTAATCCAATATGATAAAGCTGTTGAGGCTCGACGAGCTGCTGAAGAAGATGAAGACTTTAAGACCATGAACTCGAAGCCAACGCTTTCTTCTGTTAATCCAATAGAGGCAAAAGCGAGTTCGCGTTACACTAGAAAGTTGTTTGATGTATTCATGAAAGAATGGACCGAAGCTACATTCAATTTAAGTCATGAGAAGGCAAGCAAGAATTTGGACGAAATAGTATATAAGGTTGGACAATTGGATATTGCTAAAATATATTGGAGAACTGTTAAATTTCGTCTCTCACCAAAGATAGATGTCACATGTTCATGTGCAAAGTTTGAAACATATGGGATATTGTGCAAGCATATCTTATATATCTTGAAGAAGAAGCATGTTGAAACTCTTCCTGATCATTATATTTTACCCAGGTGGACACTTGATGCCAGGCATAAGTTGGATAATTGCAATATTGGGCTCGAAGATATACATGGTAAAAATGAAGTCAGTGCATTAACGTTATGGTGTGTTCAGTCAAATTTCAGAAAAGCAATCGAACATGCACGAGACTCCCTGTTTGAGATAAAGAAACTAAATACCTTACTGGTTAAGTTTTTAGATGAACAAAGTATTCCAACGAAGTCTAAACAGTTAGAGATTGCATCACAAGATTCTAATATGGGAAGTTCACAAGTAAACATGATGCCGCAAATTTCTATTCGGGATCCATTAGCTCCTGTTAATACCAAAGGTCGTCCTAAAAATGCAACTAGAATCAAATCTTCACTTGAAGCACCAAAAAAGAGAACTTGTTCTTACTGTAAGGGAAAGGGTCACTACATCAGCGGATGTCTGAAAAAGAAG GAAGATGCTTTAAAGGCGAAAGAAGGATGA